In Phacochoerus africanus isolate WHEZ1 chromosome 2, ROS_Pafr_v1, whole genome shotgun sequence, one DNA window encodes the following:
- the LOC125120832 gene encoding protein FAM205A-like: MTRQLSQRKSQAIRLVEGVEGEKIGVQTLPVSGTFNPYRQLDTLIYRLSQHMSFHRQIKKWCPNFTLSFVFKRHRRVKQRARDAASRARRLSRKEAEKPWELLSVMRSQDWVPQEGSVRQLLCADPCCKICNATALEIQQLMVGENTLTSPISRGPPQGSSCLEVLSASNVSFEQSLEHHSPHSKDLSLPSATLTVSQKSLIQSAARSASTVSIHDYDYWAEHLKKRQGFQVPDVPRVPETMFSSRPEEPRVSVNLQEMIQSNLNLVYGNQGQQPLNSQVSLLTLNREITTLTHPVALVTVLPAHLPFLSPEVLRLLEVHVKKLMHFQRWGLPRRVEESLRQLMPNPPLFYQPIHNQPVSFIQNDTSQLSVEKFGTISYQNWGSCMAGQPTQAFWVSEWSILDPEQRYYYQQIPNHMALALSSPSLKELSGLCLMSRQQANDSVGHVQPKYSQLFCGLPSLHSESLVDTFLDSQGLSMNETMSKSPLKDPFLFKELSFFPLLPKTPHQSALLSSLSSQNWIVPSDHQQSQINVPFLTLDECEALEWHLLQRQLQLQWNLPGVFQRDQRTQSPVQYKPCDKAQSSETVKTSCPEQPSSDLTKELLFPQHARRLLEFHLQRQLIHHRWGLPQKIQQSMQLLLSPANQQTVSWRSSALDSVNVPQPASLEATGADDPFSPTVDLVSDPMPHLFDQAKAVLQSHIDSKCRQIDQGNVPSCVYSSWECIIPGHLKKTSFTCIPESKSLELQAATDLDLEQKFITWMPVALDHQQQASPDAVIEHSKLPLALSKGTIEKLETTLRHKYLAFLSGLPALYYVALSRAMAPAVTSQAVITEMVPEPVELPAEPLIQVPSPEEQGLSSGPGFQDASEACADIADESQAEVQVDGTTETVPIESQTEPTRPYSLGEPILAKLNFHVRKKILEIQLGIPIKARESREQTVAIPENICTQEALGSLNNQGKTLLQELPIPPDMPCAPDPEWLHFKEQLATELKAVHQKHKQLSSSLVPHGAVHWASKISQPSGDMTESQVLCVQLEASVSSPSLEEPWSPEPQSPDKKKDSAHSPTLAEKIEEKGKPKLSGDHGEGDAGFSLSSTREKSQSAEAQRPEGMLLNRTPCSPWRRRHCIHLDAPCQHSPQHHPQLKLPELSPRDPGGKGSEKNDRQDNQTKLNGILKPAKVYKNAQPKVPQVSQGQPFLGQLILDKPLQGQTLQGHILQRQMMPGHTHKRPSLLESGLRNKMKSFLHRINPKTKGKGNEESMPSTSKKVPNTRKENMEKNLAPAKSPKGRTKTEKTRGGPKPQFSPTEKQVGLAFLDVSHYPDHKLWHHSHSHQLYSASVLGIPRHCPRHCPRVARATQPGNPP; encoded by the exons ATGACCAGACAGCTGTCACAAAGGAAGAGCCAAGCCATCAGGCTGGTGGAGGGTGTGGAAGGTGAAAAAATAGGAGTACAGACGCTGCCTGTGAGTGGCACCTTCAATCCTTACAGACAACTAGACACCCTCATCTACAGACTGAGTCAACACATGAGCTTCCATAGACAGATAAA aaaatggtgtcCCAACTTCACACTCTCTTTTGTCTTTAAGCGTCATCGGAGAGTCAAACAAAGAGCTAGAGATGCAGCATCAAGAG CTAGGAGACTTTCCCGGAAAGAAGCTGAGAAGCCGTGGGAGCTGCTCTCTGTCATGAGAAG CCAGGACTGGGTTCCTCAGGAGGGGAGTGTGCGGCAGCTCCTGTGTGCAGATCCCTGCTGCAAAATCTGCAATGCCACAGCTCTGGAGATCCAGCAGTTGATGGTGGGTGAGAACACTCTAACCTCCCCCATATCAAGGGGGCCACCACAAGGCTCCTCTTGCCTAGAGGTTTTGTCCGCATCTAATGTGTCTTTTGAGCAGAGTCTGGAGCATCATTCCCCACACTCCAAAGACCTTTCACTTCCATCTGCAACCCTCACAGTGTCACAGAAATCCTTAATCCAGTCAGCTGCCCGGTCAGCTAGTACAGTTAGCATCCACGATTATGATTACTGGGCTGAACACCTCAAGAAAAGGCAGGGATTTCAAGTGCCAGATGTGCCCAGGGTCCCAGAGACTATGTTTTCTTCAAGGCCTGAGGAGCCTAGGGTTTCAGTGAACCTGCAGGAGATGATACAGAGCAACCTCAACCTTGTCTATGGGAACCAAGGCCAGCAGCCCTTGAATTCTCAGGTCTCTCTTCTGACCCTGAACCGAGAAATCACTACCCTGACACATCCTGTGGCCTTGGTCACTGTCCTCCCTGCTCACCTGCCCTTCCTGAGTCCTGAAGTCCTAAGGCTTCTTGAGGTACATGTGAAGAAACTGATGCATTTCCAGAGGTGGGGACTCCCCAGACGTGTAGAAGAGTCCCTGAGGCAGCTTATGCCAAATCCACCATTATTTTACCAACCTATACATAACCAACCAGTTTCTTTCATCCAGAATGATACTTCTCAGTTGTCTGTTGAGAAATTTGGGACCATTTCATACCAGAACTGGGGTTCATGTATGGCCGGCCAGCCTACCCAGGCCTTCTGGGTTTCTGAATGGTCCATTTTGGATCCAGAACAAAGATATTACTACCAGCAAATCCCAAATCATATGGCTCTAGCCTTGTCTTCTCCATCCCTTAAAGAATTAAGTGGCCTCTGTCTAATGTCTAGGCAGCAGGCTAATGACTCAGTGGGCCATGTGCAGCCAAAATACAGCCAGCTATTCTGTGGCCTCCCTTCTCTGCACAGTGAGTCCTTGGTTGACACCTTCTTGGATTCTCAAGGCCTCTCCATGAATGAGACAATGTCCAAGTCCCCCTTGAAGGATCCTTTTCTCTTCAAGGagctctctttcttccctctgctaCCTAAAACTCCACACCAGTCAGCTCTgctctcttctctgtcttcccAAAATTGGATTGTTCCATCTGATCACCAACAATCTCAGATTAATGTCCCATTTCTGACTCTGGATGAGTGTGAAGCCTTGGAGTGGCAtctgctgcagaggcagctccagCTTCAGTGGAACTTGCCAGGTGTTTTCCAGAGAGATCAGCGCACTCAGAGCCCTGTGCAGTATAAGCCCTGTGACAAAGCCCAGTCTTCTGAGACTGTGAAAACTTCCTGTCCAGAGCAGCCCAGCTCAGACCTCACAAAGGAACTACTCTTCCCACAGCATGCGAGGAGGCTGCTGGAATTCCACCTTCAGAGACAGTTGATTCACCACCGCTGGGGTCTGCCCCAGAAGATCCAGCAGTCCATGCAGTTGCTCCTGTCTCCAGCTAACCAGCAGACTGTGTCCTGGAGAAGCTCAGCCCTAGACAGTGTGAATGTCCCCCAACCTGCATCTCTAGAGGCCACTGGGGCTGATGACCCATTCTCACCAACTGTGGACCTGGTATCAGATCCCATGCCACACTTGTTTGACCAGGCCAAGGCAGTATTGCAAAGCCATATAGACTCCAAGTGTAGGCAGATTGACCAGGGCAATGTCCCTTCTTGTGTCTATAGCTCCTGGGAGTGCATAATTCCTGGGCACCTAAAAAAGACTTCCTTCACTTGCATCCCAGAGAGCAAATCCCTGGAACTACAGGCAGCAACTGACTTGGACTTAGAGCAAAAATTTATAACCTGGATGCCAGTGGCCCTTGATCATCAGCAACAAGCCTCACCAGATGCTGTCATTGAACATTCTAAGCTGCCTCTAGCCCTTTCCAAGGGAACCATTGAGAAACTGGAGACAACTTTACGGCACAAATATCTGGCCTTTTTGTCAGGGCTGCCTGCTCTTTATTATGTGGCTCTCTCTAGGGCCATGGCCCCAGCAGTCACTTCTCAAGCTGTGATCACAGAGATGGTGCCTGAGCCTGTTGAACTCCCAGCAGAACCTCTGATTCAGGTGCCCTCACCTGAGGAGCAAGGACTAAGTTCTGGGCCAGGCTTTCAAGATGCCAGTGAGGCTTGTGCAGACATTGCAGATGAATCCCAGGCTGAAGTGCAAGTAGATGGAACAACTGAGACGGTGCCTATAGAAAGCCAGACAGAGCCTACAAGGCCTTACTCACTTGGGGAGCCCATCTTGGCCAAATTAAATTTCCATGTGAGAAAGAAGATCCTAGAGATACaactgggaattcccataaaGGCAAGGGAGTCCAGGGAACAAACTGTAGCAATTCCAGAGAACATATGCACACAGGAGGCTCTTGGGAGTCTAAACAACCAAGGCAAAACACTGCtccaggaactccccattccacCAGATATGCCATGTGCCCCAGATCCAGAATGGCTCCATTTCAAAGAACAGCTGGCCACTGAGTTGAAGGCAGTTCATCAGAAACACAAGCAACTTAGTTCTAGTTTAGTACCCCATGGTGCTGTCCACTGGGCTTCTAAGATCTCACAACCCAGTGGGGACATGACAGAATCCCAGGTGCTCTGTGTTCAGCTGGAGGCCAGTGTGAGCAGTCCTAGCCTAGAGGAACCCTGGAGCCCTGAGCCCCAGAGCCCTGACAAGAAAAAGGACTCAGCCCACAGCCCCACACTGGCAGAAAAGAtagaagagaaaggcaaaccCAAATTGTCAGGGGACCATGGAGAAGGGGATGCTGGATTTTCACTCTCTTCCACTAGAGAAAAAAGCCAGTCTGCTGAAGCCCAGAGGCCAGAAGGAATGCTTTTGAACAGGACACCCTGCAGCCCATGGCGACGGAGACATTGCATTCACCTTGACGCTCCCTGTCAACACAGTCCCCAGCATCACCCTCAGCTTAAACTCCCAGAACTATCTCCTAGAGACCCTGGGGGGAAAGGCTCTGAGAAGAATGACCGGCAAGACAATCAAACCAAACTCAATGGCATCCTCAAACCAGCAAAAGTTTATAAGAATGCCCAGCCTAAGGTGCCCCAGGTGTCACAGGGCCAGCCTTTTCTGGGCCAGCTCATTTTGGATAAGCCATTGCAGGGCCAAACTTTACAAGGTCACATTTTGCAGAGGCAGATGATGCCAGGCCATACTCACAAGAGGCCCAGCCTTCTAGAATCtggtttaagaaataaaatgaaatcttttctgCACCGTATTAACCCCAAGACAAAAGGCAAAGGAAACGAGGAATCCATGCCTTCCACATCCAAGAAAGTGCCCAACACcaggaaagaaaatatggaaaagaactTGGCTCCAGCCAAAAGTCCCAAGGGTCGAACTAAGACAGAGAAGACAAGAGGAGGCCCCAAGCCCCAGTTTTCCCCCACTGAGAAGCAAGTGGGCCTGGCCTTCTTGGATGTTTCCCATTACCCAGACCATAAGCTCTGGCACCACTCCCATTCCCATCAACTCTACTCTGCCTCAGTCCTAGGCATTCCCCGCCACTGTCCTCGGCACTGTCCTCGAGTGGCTCGTGCCACCCAACCAGGGAACCCCCCCTAA